One segment of Methanolinea mesophila DNA contains the following:
- a CDS encoding peptidylprolyl isomerase, protein MAETIHPPGSRVRLETTMGTVTIELYADMPITAGNFEKLAKSGYYDGVIFHRIIAGFMIQGGDPTGTGRGGPGYTIRDELPRNNRNDRGTISMANAGPNTGGSQFFINLVNNNFLDDKHPAFGKVIEGMDIVDKMGKVRTDRSDRPLQEVKIIKATVVEG, encoded by the coding sequence ATGGCAGAGACGATACATCCCCCCGGCAGCAGGGTCAGGCTCGAGACCACTATGGGCACCGTCACCATCGAGCTCTATGCGGATATGCCCATCACCGCAGGGAATTTCGAGAAGCTTGCAAAGAGCGGGTACTATGACGGAGTCATCTTCCACCGGATCATTGCCGGGTTCATGATCCAGGGCGGGGACCCCACCGGGACTGGAAGGGGAGGCCCAGGGTACACCATCAGGGACGAACTCCCCCGGAATAACCGGAACGACCGGGGGACCATCTCTATGGCAAATGCCGGTCCCAACACGGGGGGAAGCCAGTTCTTCATAAACCTGGTAAACAATAATTTCCTTGACGATAAGCATCCGGCCTTCGGAAAAGTGATCGAGGGAATGGATATCGTGGACAAGATGGGGAAGGTGCGTACCGACCGGAGTGACCGGCCCCTCCAGGAAGTTAAAATCATCAAGGCGACGGTTGTCGAAGGATAA